In Psychrobacter ciconiae, the following are encoded in one genomic region:
- a CDS encoding PilN domain-containing protein, translated as MARINLLPWRQEERERRNKEFIALVAAVTLLALLTAFAAWSYFNSELNDQRDANALIEQENARLDTALKEIDTLEQRRDDIVSRMQVIQDLQGRRPIPVHLWDDIAKAIPPALYLTNLKREGDLLTLTGMADNPNVVSSLIRNLDDSPWMGNSAVQNIQQNITAYQAAPEINTAPTADGTPPRPIYPEDSYVQFVITTQVEFASKLDQTSDDQADVAVATEAGGGA; from the coding sequence ATGGCTCGTATCAACCTATTGCCATGGCGACAAGAAGAGCGCGAACGGCGAAACAAAGAATTTATCGCTTTGGTGGCAGCAGTGACCTTGCTGGCATTGTTGACCGCGTTTGCAGCTTGGAGCTATTTTAACAGTGAGCTGAACGATCAGCGCGATGCCAATGCCTTGATTGAGCAAGAAAATGCCCGATTAGATACCGCCCTCAAAGAGATTGATACGCTTGAACAGCGCCGTGATGATATTGTGTCAAGGATGCAGGTCATTCAAGACTTGCAAGGTCGTAGACCGATTCCGGTGCACTTATGGGATGATATTGCCAAAGCGATTCCACCGGCGTTATATTTGACCAATCTTAAACGCGAAGGTGATTTGTTGACTTTGACAGGTATGGCAGATAATCCAAACGTGGTCTCAAGTCTTATTCGCAATTTGGATGACAGTCCATGGATGGGTAACTCAGCGGTACAAAATATTCAGCAAAACATCACTGCTTATCAAGCTGCTCCTGAAATTAATACGGCACCAACTGCAGATGGAACGCCGCCAAGACCCATTTATCCTGAGGACAGTTATGTGCAATTTGTGATTACAACACAGGTCGAATTTGCCTCCAAGCTTGATCAAACCTCTGATGACCAAGCGGATGTCGCAGTGGCAACTGAGGCTGGAGGTGGCGCATGA
- a CDS encoding penicillin-binding protein 1A → MTKNPATVRLIQIMVRLVVACLALALILILAVPIGFYGMAMYLSPTLPSVQEIKTASLEMPLQIYSRDDKLIGQYGNRMSLPVTYDDIPKNMTNAFLAAEDSAFFQHSGISIKGLGRAVTEVVTEDEGQTGGSTITMQVAKNYFLSPERTLNRKLTELFLARKMEDELSKKEILTLYVNKIYLGEGAYGIRAAAKKYYSKSLDNLTIAEMAMLAGLPKAPSKYNPVANPQRALTRRNWIIGRMHELGYISAADRDRALKAPIGLKLYQEKLDVNMPYLAEMARYALVNRYGEQVVNGGWRVRLTVDSQAQIDAETAVLKGLIAYDHRHGWRGAEANGEPLEKFERYGSMYPAKVLNVKSRSFDALMPSGETVTVNWSGISWARKHYSANRVGGSPGNAGQVVKKNDIVRLVKTDSGNWQLAQIPKIQGSLVSLNPDTGAVNALVGGFDFNHSKFNRALQGWRQPGSTIKPLVYTTALEKGYRPDSIVSDRPIQVGNWRPKNSDGRFYGDMTLRRGLYLSRNLVSIRLLQAVGISDTRTLLSQFGLDKEKLPTTLSLALGAGEASPLQMATAYSAFANGGHRVQPYFIEQIYNYDNKLLFQANPQQACAVCFNEQLEDLNKKLIEDHQTAKDDLLTEEQSDKKPKTKKDNKSKLSAEELDQAAKIKAAKEALTYNASPMADRLKAPPVQYVFATQAPRILQPRVAYEMADILRDVVQRGTARRALALGRSDIGGKTGTTNEAKDAWFAGFHPTNATVVWMGFDQPAPMGRSEFGGVAALPVWIDFMRPQLKNTPRQWVSLNNRAKSEKQKQRIIEMTDDGAAATEDDASDFDDIKKPVAPKPQQRQLPELAEELTEGVSNERLPAEQ, encoded by the coding sequence ATGACCAAAAACCCCGCTACTGTCCGTCTCATTCAAATCATGGTGAGGCTTGTCGTTGCCTGTTTGGCTTTGGCGTTGATATTAATCCTTGCTGTTCCTATCGGCTTTTACGGTATGGCGATGTATCTATCACCTACTCTGCCAAGCGTTCAAGAAATTAAAACAGCAAGCCTTGAGATGCCGCTGCAAATCTATAGCCGCGATGATAAGTTAATCGGTCAATACGGAAATCGCATGTCGCTTCCGGTCACTTACGATGACATTCCTAAGAACATGACCAACGCTTTTTTGGCAGCTGAGGACTCAGCTTTTTTCCAACATAGTGGCATCAGCATTAAAGGTCTTGGTCGCGCGGTTACTGAAGTCGTTACCGAAGATGAAGGTCAAACGGGCGGCTCTACCATCACCATGCAGGTTGCTAAAAACTATTTTTTAAGCCCTGAACGAACGTTAAATCGAAAGCTCACTGAGCTATTTTTAGCGCGAAAAATGGAAGATGAACTGAGTAAAAAAGAAATCTTAACCTTATACGTTAATAAGATTTATCTAGGTGAGGGCGCTTACGGCATTCGCGCCGCTGCTAAAAAATACTACAGCAAATCACTCGATAACTTAACCATCGCTGAAATGGCAATGCTGGCGGGACTTCCTAAAGCGCCATCAAAGTACAATCCTGTTGCCAACCCGCAGCGTGCTTTGACTCGCCGCAACTGGATCATCGGCCGGATGCATGAGCTTGGTTATATTAGCGCTGCTGATCGCGACCGCGCCCTAAAAGCGCCTATTGGTCTTAAGCTCTATCAAGAAAAGCTTGATGTCAACATGCCCTATTTGGCAGAAATGGCACGATACGCCTTAGTAAATCGCTACGGTGAGCAGGTTGTGAATGGTGGTTGGCGCGTTCGCTTAACCGTTGACAGTCAAGCTCAAATCGACGCTGAAACGGCGGTTTTAAAAGGTCTTATTGCTTATGATCACCGTCACGGCTGGCGCGGTGCTGAAGCCAACGGTGAGCCATTGGAAAAATTTGAGCGCTACGGCAGCATGTATCCTGCCAAAGTACTCAATGTTAAAAGTCGCAGCTTTGATGCCTTAATGCCCTCCGGCGAAACAGTAACCGTGAACTGGTCGGGAATCAGCTGGGCAAGAAAACATTATTCAGCAAACCGTGTAGGAGGATCACCCGGGAACGCCGGACAAGTGGTCAAGAAAAATGACATTGTGCGACTGGTAAAAACAGACAGCGGCAATTGGCAGCTGGCGCAAATCCCCAAAATCCAAGGCAGCCTTGTGTCATTAAATCCTGATACTGGTGCAGTTAACGCCTTGGTTGGTGGTTTTGATTTTAATCACAGCAAATTTAACCGCGCCCTTCAAGGCTGGCGCCAACCCGGATCGACGATCAAACCGCTGGTTTATACCACCGCGCTTGAAAAAGGTTATCGTCCAGACAGCATTGTCTCCGACCGCCCTATCCAAGTTGGCAATTGGCGACCTAAAAACTCCGACGGCCGCTTTTATGGCGATATGACCTTACGGCGCGGTTTATACTTATCTCGAAACCTTGTATCCATTCGGTTACTACAGGCGGTTGGCATCTCTGACACCCGCACCTTACTGAGTCAGTTTGGTCTTGACAAAGAAAAACTGCCAACTACGCTGTCTTTAGCTCTGGGCGCAGGCGAAGCCTCTCCGCTACAAATGGCAACTGCCTATTCTGCCTTTGCCAACGGTGGTCATCGAGTTCAGCCTTATTTTATTGAACAGATTTATAACTACGATAACAAACTGCTATTTCAGGCCAATCCGCAACAAGCTTGTGCCGTTTGTTTTAATGAACAGCTAGAGGACCTCAATAAAAAACTGATTGAAGACCATCAAACCGCTAAAGATGACCTACTGACTGAAGAGCAATCGGATAAAAAACCTAAAACTAAAAAAGACAACAAATCCAAATTAAGCGCTGAAGAGCTAGATCAAGCTGCTAAAATCAAAGCCGCTAAAGAAGCCTTGACTTATAACGCCAGCCCTATGGCAGACCGCTTAAAAGCGCCACCGGTTCAATATGTCTTTGCCACTCAAGCCCCCCGAATCTTGCAACCACGCGTGGCTTATGAAATGGCAGACATCCTTCGCGATGTGGTTCAGCGCGGAACGGCAAGGCGCGCCTTAGCCCTTGGTCGCAGTGACATTGGCGGTAAAACCGGAACAACCAACGAAGCTAAAGATGCTTGGTTTGCAGGGTTTCATCCAACCAACGCCACCGTCGTCTGGATGGGCTTTGACCAACCTGCTCCAATGGGACGCAGTGAGTTTGGCGGCGTTGCTGCGCTTCCGGTTTGGATCGACTTCATGCGACCGCAATTAAAGAACACGCCAAGACAATGGGTATCTTTAAATAACCGAGCCAAATCTGAAAAGCAAAAACAGCGTATTATTGAAATGACCGATGATGGCGCGGCGGCAACCGAAGATGATGCTTCTGACTTTGATGACATTAAAAAGCCGGTGGCGCCAAAGCCTCAACAGCGGCAGCTACCAGAGCTTGCTGAAGAGCTGACAGAAGGCGTTAGCAATGAACGGCTACCAGCGGAACAATAA
- a CDS encoding pilus assembly protein PilM, translating into MRLFSAKSRHLIGVDVSSTSVKIVDIQRQQGIFHLRSYGIERLLPGIVVDKTIVDAEAVGETIVRLAKRCQVSGADAATAVSGSSVITKIIDMEAGLSDIEREAQIRLDADQYIPYPLDEVNLDFEVIGPSLIDDNLVQVLLVASRSENVDQRVDALTFGGLKTRIMDVESHAIERAFGLMVDSLSNMPELVALVDIGHYQTTLYVVKDGSFVYSREQLFGGLQLTEGIQNRYGLSFDEATINKRERTLPDDYYPEILTPFMENAIQQITRSLQFYFSSSQYNSIDHVVLAGGSSSIPGLSGMIQQKLGVPVTVANPFINMTINPYIDHEQLSIDAPSLMAACGLALRSFD; encoded by the coding sequence GTGAGGCTATTTTCGGCAAAAAGTCGGCATTTAATTGGGGTTGACGTCTCATCAACTTCAGTAAAAATTGTTGATATTCAGCGTCAACAAGGTATTTTTCATTTGCGGTCTTATGGTATTGAGCGATTATTGCCCGGAATTGTCGTTGATAAGACCATTGTCGATGCTGAAGCAGTTGGAGAGACAATTGTCCGTCTAGCCAAGCGTTGTCAAGTCAGCGGCGCCGATGCAGCAACGGCAGTCTCAGGGTCTTCGGTCATCACCAAAATTATCGATATGGAAGCAGGATTAAGCGATATTGAGCGCGAGGCTCAGATTCGGTTAGATGCTGATCAATATATCCCATATCCTTTAGACGAAGTCAACTTAGATTTTGAAGTAATTGGACCTTCTTTGATTGATGACAATTTGGTTCAAGTGTTGCTGGTGGCATCACGATCGGAGAACGTCGATCAGCGTGTGGACGCATTAACCTTTGGTGGTCTGAAAACAAGAATTATGGATGTTGAGTCGCATGCGATTGAGCGTGCCTTTGGACTCATGGTCGATAGTTTATCTAATATGCCAGAACTGGTCGCCCTTGTTGATATCGGTCACTATCAAACCACGCTTTATGTGGTCAAAGATGGCAGTTTTGTTTATAGCCGTGAGCAGTTATTCGGCGGGTTGCAGCTGACAGAAGGCATTCAAAACCGCTATGGACTGTCTTTTGATGAAGCAACCATCAACAAGCGCGAGCGCACTCTTCCTGATGATTATTACCCCGAAATTTTAACTCCGTTTATGGAAAACGCCATTCAGCAAATCACAAGGTCGCTGCAGTTTTATTTTTCTTCAAGCCAATATAACAGCATTGACCATGTGGTGCTTGCAGGTGGTAGCAGCTCGATTCCTGGACTTTCTGGAATGATTCAGCAAAAACTTGGTGTTCCGGTGACCGTTGCCAATCCATTTATTAATATGACTATCAATCCGTATATCGATCATGAGCAATTAAGCATTGATGCGCCAAGCCTAATGGCAGCTTGCGGTTTGGCATTAAGGAGCTTTGACTGA
- the rpoC gene encoding DNA-directed RNA polymerase subunit beta' produces the protein MKDLLDIMQSSAGTGSREFDSIQITLASPDTIKSWSHGEVKKPETINYRTFKPERDGLFCAKIFGPVKDFECLCGKYKRRKFQGVICEKCGVEVTTAKVRRDRMGHIDLASPVAHIWFLKSLPSRIGLLLDMTLRDIERVLYFESYIVTEPGLTSLEKYQLLDDEDYYKALEEFGDEFVAKMGAEAIQDLLKDIDLDVEIDELREAIPQTGSETKLKKMSKRLKLLEAFRDSNNKPEWMVMTILPVLPPDLRPLVPLEGGRFATSDLNDLYRRVINRNNRLKRLLELNAPDIIVRNEKRMLQESVDALLDNGRRGRAITGSNKRPLKSLADMIKGKQGRFRQNLLGKRVDYSGRSVIVVGPTLRLHQCGLPKKMALELFKPFTYNKLLTHGLATTIKAAKKMVEREEPQVWDMLAMVIREHPVLLNRAPTLHRLGLQAFEPVLIEGKAIQLHPLVCTAFNADFDGDQMAVHVPLTLEAQLESRALMMSTNNILSPANGDPIIVPSQDVVLGLYYISRSSINAKGEGMVFASVNEALRAIGSNDLHVNAKIKVRVTETHTDEAGNKTKETQLKETVAGRLLIWNIMPKGMSFDECNQEMTKKNISRLINSCYRKMGVKDSVMFADQLMYLGFAQATLSGVSIGLDDMVIPPSKKQIIDLADAEVREIEDQFEQGFVTAGERYNKVVDIWSRTNDKVAKAMMDNLATDKVINAEGEEEEQKSFNSIFIMSDSGARGSAAQIRQLAGMRGLMAKPDGSIIETPIKANFREGLTVLQYFISTHGARKGLADTALKTANSGYLTRRLVDVAQDLVITSEDCGTEQGLLMTPHIQGGEIIEKLGDLVLGRVTARDVTYNDDDSKVLVPAGTLIDEHWVTVLDDNAIDDIWVRSVITCDVAHGVCSQCYGRDLARGHKVNIGESVGVMAAQSIGEPGTQLTMRTFHVGGAASSASVDNSISVRNGGQVQFQNMKTVEHVDGHLVIVSRSAEIALTDELGRERERYKVPYGSSVLVRDKDLVDAGQTIAKWDPHTHPIITEFAGKARFSDITDGMTATVKIDEATGMSSFEILATRDRSSAAKDLRPAIILNTDEGKEVVYFLPAETIIRVSDGEEVAAGSVLGRVPQASSGTKDITGGLPRVADLFEARRPKDHAIMAEMTGVVSFGKETKGKNRFIITNEDGEVHEELIPKWRQINVFENETVARGEIIADGPQNPHDILRLKGETALANYIVNEVQEVYRLQGVKINDKHIEVIIRQMLRKVEVTDGGDSNYFKGDQVEFADIKALNAKLIEENKFPVQFERQLLGITKASLATESFISAASFQETTRVLTAAAVTGKVDDLRGLKENVVVGRLIPAGTGLAYHRSRKEKMEQKLQDSDFSAAFDITASTESKDFTSFDEAFAQELGQDK, from the coding sequence TTGAAAGATTTACTCGATATTATGCAAAGCTCTGCCGGAACTGGCAGCCGTGAGTTTGATAGTATTCAAATTACCCTAGCTTCCCCTGATACCATTAAATCATGGTCACATGGTGAAGTTAAAAAGCCCGAAACCATCAACTATCGCACCTTTAAACCTGAACGCGATGGTCTGTTTTGTGCCAAAATTTTTGGACCGGTTAAAGACTTTGAATGTCTTTGCGGAAAATACAAACGCCGTAAGTTCCAAGGCGTAATTTGTGAAAAATGTGGCGTTGAAGTGACCACCGCCAAAGTTCGCCGCGACCGTATGGGCCATATTGATTTGGCAAGTCCGGTCGCTCACATTTGGTTTTTAAAGTCGCTTCCTAGCCGTATTGGTTTGCTTCTTGATATGACGCTTCGAGATATCGAGCGCGTCCTTTATTTTGAAAGCTATATCGTGACTGAGCCGGGTCTTACCAGCCTTGAAAAATATCAGCTTTTAGATGATGAAGACTACTATAAAGCGCTTGAAGAGTTTGGCGATGAGTTCGTTGCTAAAATGGGCGCAGAAGCGATTCAAGACCTGTTAAAAGACATCGATTTGGACGTTGAAATCGACGAGCTTCGTGAAGCCATTCCGCAAACGGGCTCTGAAACCAAACTTAAAAAGATGTCAAAGCGCTTAAAGTTGCTTGAAGCGTTCCGCGATTCCAACAACAAGCCTGAATGGATGGTCATGACCATTTTACCAGTCTTGCCACCGGATTTGCGCCCGCTGGTTCCGCTTGAAGGTGGTCGATTTGCAACCTCTGATTTGAATGATTTGTACCGCCGCGTCATCAACCGTAACAACCGTTTAAAGCGCCTGCTTGAATTGAACGCGCCGGACATCATTGTTCGCAACGAAAAACGCATGCTTCAAGAATCAGTCGACGCTCTGTTGGATAACGGTCGCCGTGGTCGCGCCATCACAGGCAGCAACAAGCGTCCTTTAAAATCGCTTGCTGACATGATTAAAGGTAAGCAAGGTCGTTTCCGCCAAAACTTACTTGGTAAACGTGTTGACTATTCAGGTCGTTCGGTCATCGTGGTAGGACCGACCCTACGCTTGCACCAGTGCGGCTTGCCGAAGAAAATGGCGTTAGAATTGTTTAAGCCATTTACTTATAACAAGCTGTTGACTCATGGTCTAGCGACGACGATTAAAGCTGCCAAAAAAATGGTTGAGCGTGAAGAGCCGCAAGTTTGGGATATGCTTGCCATGGTTATTCGTGAGCATCCCGTGCTGCTTAACCGCGCGCCAACACTTCACCGTTTGGGGCTTCAAGCCTTTGAGCCGGTATTGATTGAAGGTAAAGCCATTCAGTTGCATCCGCTCGTTTGTACCGCGTTTAACGCTGACTTTGACGGTGACCAAATGGCAGTTCACGTGCCGTTGACCTTAGAAGCTCAGCTTGAATCACGCGCCTTGATGATGTCAACCAACAACATCTTGTCACCTGCGAACGGTGATCCGATTATCGTACCGTCACAAGACGTGGTGTTAGGACTTTACTACATCAGCCGCTCGTCAATTAATGCCAAAGGCGAAGGCATGGTGTTTGCGTCAGTCAATGAAGCGCTTCGTGCTATTGGCTCAAACGATTTGCACGTGAATGCGAAAATCAAAGTTCGTGTGACCGAAACGCATACGGATGAAGCGGGCAATAAAACCAAAGAAACGCAGTTAAAAGAAACCGTTGCCGGTCGCCTGTTGATTTGGAACATCATGCCAAAAGGTATGTCGTTTGATGAGTGCAACCAAGAGATGACCAAGAAAAACATCTCGCGCCTTATCAACTCGTGCTACCGTAAAATGGGCGTAAAAGACAGCGTTATGTTTGCTGACCAATTGATGTATCTTGGTTTTGCGCAAGCGACCTTGTCTGGCGTGTCCATCGGTCTTGATGATATGGTCATTCCGCCAAGCAAAAAGCAAATCATCGATTTGGCGGACGCCGAAGTTCGCGAAATTGAAGATCAGTTTGAGCAAGGCTTTGTTACCGCAGGTGAGCGCTATAACAAAGTGGTGGATATTTGGTCACGAACTAACGATAAAGTTGCCAAAGCCATGATGGACAACTTAGCCACAGATAAAGTGATCAACGCTGAAGGTGAAGAAGAAGAGCAGAAATCCTTTAACTCTATCTTCATCATGTCGGATTCAGGAGCTCGTGGTAGTGCCGCCCAGATTCGTCAGCTTGCCGGAATGCGCGGTTTGATGGCAAAACCGGATGGCTCAATTATTGAAACACCCATTAAAGCCAACTTCCGTGAAGGCTTGACGGTGTTGCAGTACTTTATCTCAACTCACGGTGCTCGAAAAGGTCTTGCTGATACCGCCCTTAAAACGGCAAACTCAGGCTATTTGACTCGCCGACTGGTCGATGTGGCGCAAGACTTGGTCATTACCAGTGAAGATTGTGGCACTGAGCAAGGTCTTTTGATGACCCCGCACATTCAAGGCGGCGAAATCATCGAAAAACTAGGCGATTTGGTACTTGGTCGAGTGACGGCTCGTGATGTCACTTACAATGATGACGACTCGAAAGTTTTAGTTCCAGCAGGAACTTTGATTGATGAGCATTGGGTTACTGTTTTAGATGACAACGCCATTGATGACATTTGGGTTCGTTCGGTCATCACTTGTGATGTGGCGCATGGCGTTTGTTCACAGTGCTACGGTCGTGACTTGGCTCGCGGTCATAAGGTCAACATTGGCGAGTCTGTTGGGGTTATGGCAGCGCAGTCAATCGGTGAGCCGGGAACTCAGTTGACCATGCGAACCTTCCACGTGGGCGGGGCGGCAAGCTCAGCTTCTGTGGACAACAGTATCTCTGTTCGTAATGGCGGTCAGGTTCAGTTCCAAAATATGAAAACGGTTGAACACGTTGATGGTCACTTGGTCATCGTGTCACGGTCTGCTGAAATTGCCTTGACCGATGAGCTTGGTCGTGAGCGTGAGCGCTATAAAGTGCCTTATGGCTCAAGCGTGCTAGTTCGTGATAAAGACTTGGTTGATGCCGGTCAAACCATTGCTAAATGGGATCCGCATACGCACCCAATTATCACTGAATTTGCTGGTAAAGCGCGCTTTAGCGACATTACCGATGGCATGACCGCAACGGTGAAAATTGATGAAGCAACTGGCATGAGCTCGTTTGAAATTTTAGCAACGCGCGATCGCTCAAGCGCCGCTAAGGATCTGCGACCTGCCATTATCCTAAATACTGATGAAGGTAAAGAAGTTGTTTACTTCCTTCCTGCTGAAACTATTATCCGCGTAAGCGATGGTGAAGAAGTCGCTGCAGGATCGGTGTTAGGTCGCGTTCCACAAGCCTCATCAGGAACTAAGGACATTACCGGTGGTCTGCCGCGTGTGGCTGACTTATTTGAAGCTCGTCGTCCAAAAGACCATGCGATTATGGCTGAAATGACCGGTGTGGTCAGCTTCGGTAAAGAAACCAAAGGCAAGAACCGCTTTATCATTACCAATGAAGACGGCGAGGTCCATGAAGAGCTGATTCCAAAATGGCGTCAAATCAACGTTTTTGAAAACGAAACCGTTGCTCGTGGTGAGATCATTGCTGATGGTCCGCAAAATCCGCACGACATCTTACGCTTAAAAGGTGAAACGGCGCTTGCAAACTATATTGTTAATGAAGTCCAAGAAGTTTATCGCTTGCAAGGCGTGAAGATTAACGACAAGCACATCGAAGTTATTATTCGCCAAATGCTGCGTAAAGTTGAAGTGACCGATGGCGGTGATTCAAATTACTTTAAAGGCGATCAAGTAGAGTTTGCCGATATTAAAGCGCTGAACGCCAAATTGATTGAGGAAAATAAATTCCCTGTTCAGTTTGAGCGTCAATTGCTGGGGATCACTAAGGCAAGTCTTGCAACCGAAAGCTTTATTTCAGCGGCTTCGTTCCAAGAAACCACGCGTGTTCTTACCGCTGCCGCAGTTACAGGCAAGGTCGATGATCTTCGCGGCTTGAAAGAAAACGTCGTTGTAGGTCGACTGATTCCGGCAGGAACGGGGCTTGCGTACCACAGATCACGTAAGGAAAAAATGGAGCAAAAGTTACAAGACAGTGACTTTAGTGCTGCATTTGACATCACAGCAAGCACTGAAAGCAAAGATTTCACAAGCTTCGATGAAGCCTTTGCTCAAGAGCTTGGTCAGGATAAGTGA